The Saccharomonospora cyanea NA-134 genome includes a region encoding these proteins:
- a CDS encoding MFS transporter gives MTLIAEEGATSDAARSKEARRVVLSGYLGSTIEFYDFILYATASSVVFGPVFFNDLSPTVALIASYATFATGYVSRPLGGILFGHFGDRVGRKKMLILSMVIMGMVSFLIGLVPAIPTWGAVMLVVLRAIQGIAIGGEWGGSALMALEHVKGRHRGFASSFANAGGPTGALLGTVALSLAASLPEEQFLSWGWRIPFLFSAVLLVVGLFVRKRVSESPLFEEAMRVQDEQRTEREPIPLLAILRRPRNLLLAGLVVTAGFVIQALFSTFGVNYAVSHGISESAGLQAFAISQFFAIFAILGAASLSDRLGRRKVIFAGLVGMIALTYPVFLLMGSGNTVLVIVGFLLALSLCQSLTFGPMAAFVSEQFGTRSRYTGASLGYQIGSLLGAGFTPVIVASLAAAAGGSVTYVMLFLVAMCLLSLAALHFVEETKDNDLSRQN, from the coding sequence ATGACCCTCATCGCTGAGGAAGGCGCCACGAGCGATGCCGCTCGGAGCAAGGAAGCTCGGCGCGTGGTGCTGTCGGGTTATCTCGGCAGCACCATCGAGTTCTACGACTTCATCCTCTACGCCACAGCATCCTCTGTGGTCTTCGGGCCGGTGTTCTTCAACGACCTCAGCCCGACCGTCGCGTTGATCGCGTCCTACGCGACCTTCGCCACCGGCTATGTCTCCCGTCCTCTCGGCGGGATCCTGTTCGGTCACTTCGGGGACCGGGTGGGCCGCAAGAAGATGCTGATCCTCTCCATGGTGATCATGGGGATGGTGTCGTTCCTGATCGGACTGGTACCCGCCATTCCGACGTGGGGAGCGGTGATGCTGGTCGTGTTACGGGCGATCCAGGGGATCGCCATCGGTGGCGAGTGGGGAGGCTCGGCACTGATGGCACTGGAGCACGTCAAGGGACGGCACCGCGGTTTCGCGTCCTCGTTCGCCAACGCAGGTGGGCCGACCGGTGCGCTGCTGGGCACCGTGGCGTTGTCGCTGGCCGCGTCACTGCCCGAGGAGCAGTTCCTGTCCTGGGGCTGGCGGATCCCCTTCCTGTTCTCGGCGGTGCTGCTGGTCGTGGGCCTGTTCGTCCGCAAGCGGGTGTCGGAAAGCCCGCTGTTCGAGGAGGCGATGCGGGTGCAGGACGAGCAGCGGACGGAGAGGGAGCCGATACCGCTGCTGGCGATCCTGCGGAGGCCGAGGAACCTGCTGCTGGCCGGACTGGTCGTCACCGCGGGTTTCGTGATCCAGGCGTTGTTCTCGACCTTCGGCGTCAACTATGCCGTCAGTCACGGGATCAGCGAGTCCGCGGGGCTCCAAGCGTTCGCGATCAGCCAGTTCTTCGCGATCTTCGCCATTCTGGGTGCCGCGTCGCTGTCCGACCGCCTCGGTAGGAGAAAGGTCATCTTCGCCGGTCTGGTCGGCATGATCGCGTTGACGTACCCGGTGTTCCTGCTGATGGGATCGGGGAACACGGTGTTGGTGATCGTCGGGTTCCTGCTGGCGTTGTCGCTGTGCCAGTCACTGACGTTCGGGCCGATGGCCGCCTTCGTGTCCGAGCAGTTCGGAACCAGGTCCCGCTACACCGGGGCGTCTCTCGGATACCAGATCGGCAGCCTGCTCGGTGCCGGGTTCACGCCGGTGATCGTGGCGTCTCTGGCGGCGGCCGCCGGGGGGTCCGTCACGTACGTGATGCTGTTCCTCGTCGCGATGTGCCTGCTGAGTCTCGCGGCGCTGCACTTCGTCGAGGAGACCAAGGACAACGACCTCTCCCGGCAGAACTGA
- a CDS encoding beta-ketoacyl synthase N-terminal-like domain-containing protein — MVGGIVGRFADTVGRCATRTAVATDTGEVTYTRLAELAGGRARLLTDAGARSGTRVGLVTGHGTDSIAAILGTLAARCVYVPLDPEFPTARLEHQLTAADVEVLLTTPEYAAVAAALAHGSDRHVVVADGDLTAPFPAEGLGTAADELAYVLFTSGSTGKPKAIAQTHRNLAHVVDNQIASLAITESDRLSLLASFSFDAAIPDLFPALLTGATVVPVDVRTHGIDHTVRALARHAVTVYHSTPTVYRYLLDTLGDGRLPAVRTVLLGGEQATYDDVRRGADRFAPDCVFVNGYGATEVTFAAQYHLPVAELDPWASGPLPIGAALPGFALDLHPETGEIEVRGHHLLTGYLDGDTAAFGTTEDGRRRYRTGDLGRREEDGTLVCLGRLDRQVKVRGFRVEPGEVEACLTEVAGVSSARVIARDGVLLGYVIVADGVDRPEPADLRAAVARRLPGYAVPAAVTVVAEFPLTVTGKVDERALPDPRFDTGGTDDVAAAAEPMTETERQVHDIWCAVLGRDRVGLSEGFFDVGGHSLLLGEVQVRLRARFGVDVALVDLFAHPTVTTQADHLDEVMAGRFVPEERHAAPPFDDGGDGETPSDLIAVVGLGGRFPGAPDVASFWWNLCAGVDSIHDYSDGELDALGIGASLRADPDYVRAGGRLDGLEEFDAGFFGFTEEEAALTDPQHRLFLEAAWQALEDAGRDPATEAGPVGVFAASSVNRYFLFHLFGNPEVTGHVDQDDWEAHLLGRQLTDHLPGQVAYRLGLTGPTLAVQSACSSSLAAVCTAAQNLADYRCDLALAGGVSVTWPRSRRGPMTSADGRCRAFDVAADGAGFGSGVGVVALRRLADALADGDHVYAVLPGWAMTNDGANRAGYAVPSPAGQAAAISEALAIAQVEPHRVGFVEAHGSGTPLGDAIEVEALNRVFAEAAPARERALGSVKTNIGHLDAASGIAGLMKAVLAVRYGVIPPNLHFTSPHPEVRLDGGPFSVPTKPIDWTGDEPRVAGVNSVGVGGANVHVVVRQAPPPVPAVTAPGPHVLPLSARDRTALRQAVARLRDHLTSTAPPPALADVAYTLAVGRRAFGCRAAVVAETLPDAITALDRLLDEDTDLAGEAGPVSDEAARWVAGDEVDWAAHWQDRSAHRIPLPTYAFQRRRHWIDPPVKGARG; from the coding sequence ATGGTCGGGGGGATTGTCGGCCGGTTCGCCGACACCGTTGGCCGCTGCGCCACGCGTACCGCGGTCGCCACCGACACCGGCGAGGTCACCTACACCCGATTGGCGGAACTGGCTGGTGGGCGGGCCCGGCTCCTGACCGACGCGGGAGCGCGGTCCGGTACCCGGGTGGGTCTGGTCACCGGACACGGCACCGACTCGATCGCCGCCATCCTCGGGACGCTGGCCGCCCGGTGCGTCTACGTGCCGCTCGACCCGGAGTTCCCGACCGCCCGGCTCGAACACCAGCTCACTGCGGCGGACGTGGAGGTCCTGCTCACCACGCCGGAGTACGCGGCGGTGGCCGCCGCCCTCGCACACGGCAGCGACCGCCACGTGGTGGTCGCCGATGGCGACCTCACCGCTCCGTTTCCCGCCGAGGGGCTCGGGACGGCCGCCGACGAGCTCGCGTACGTGTTGTTCACGTCCGGCTCCACGGGAAAGCCCAAAGCGATCGCGCAGACCCACCGCAACCTGGCGCACGTGGTGGACAACCAGATCGCAAGCCTCGCGATCACCGAGTCCGACCGGCTGAGCCTGCTGGCGTCGTTCTCCTTCGACGCCGCGATCCCCGACCTCTTCCCGGCACTGCTGACCGGCGCCACCGTGGTCCCGGTGGACGTCCGTACCCACGGGATCGACCACACCGTGCGCGCCCTCGCCAGGCACGCCGTCACCGTCTACCACTCGACGCCGACGGTGTACCGGTACCTGCTCGACACCCTGGGAGACGGCCGGTTGCCGGCCGTGCGGACCGTGTTGCTCGGAGGCGAGCAAGCCACCTACGACGACGTCCGGCGCGGCGCGGACCGGTTCGCGCCCGACTGCGTTTTCGTCAACGGCTACGGCGCCACCGAGGTCACTTTCGCGGCGCAGTACCACCTACCCGTCGCCGAACTCGACCCCTGGGCGAGCGGGCCGTTGCCCATCGGAGCAGCTCTGCCCGGTTTCGCGCTCGACCTGCACCCCGAGACCGGGGAGATCGAGGTCCGCGGACACCACCTGCTCACCGGCTACCTCGACGGTGACACCGCCGCGTTCGGAACGACCGAGGACGGTCGCCGCCGGTACCGGACCGGCGACCTGGGGCGGCGTGAGGAGGACGGGACGCTGGTCTGCCTGGGCAGGCTCGACCGCCAGGTGAAGGTGCGTGGCTTCCGGGTGGAACCCGGCGAGGTCGAGGCATGCCTGACCGAGGTTGCCGGAGTGTCGTCAGCGCGGGTCATCGCGCGCGACGGTGTGCTCCTGGGATACGTGATCGTGGCCGACGGTGTCGACCGTCCGGAACCGGCCGACCTGCGCGCGGCCGTGGCCCGGCGGCTGCCCGGCTACGCCGTGCCCGCCGCCGTGACCGTCGTGGCCGAGTTCCCCCTCACCGTCACGGGCAAGGTGGACGAGCGGGCCCTGCCCGATCCCCGTTTCGACACCGGCGGCACCGACGACGTCGCCGCTGCGGCGGAACCGATGACCGAGACCGAGCGGCAGGTGCACGACATCTGGTGTGCCGTGCTGGGCCGGGACCGCGTAGGCCTGTCGGAAGGTTTCTTCGACGTCGGCGGGCACTCGTTGTTGCTCGGCGAGGTGCAGGTCCGGCTGCGGGCCCGCTTCGGTGTGGACGTGGCGCTGGTGGACCTGTTCGCGCATCCCACCGTCACCACGCAGGCGGACCATCTCGACGAGGTGATGGCCGGAAGGTTCGTTCCGGAAGAGCGTCATGCGGCACCGCCCTTCGACGACGGCGGCGACGGTGAGACGCCCAGTGACCTGATCGCCGTGGTCGGCCTCGGAGGCCGGTTCCCCGGAGCGCCGGACGTGGCGTCGTTCTGGTGGAACCTGTGCGCGGGCGTGGACTCGATCCACGACTACAGCGACGGGGAACTGGACGCCCTCGGCATCGGCGCGTCCCTGCGCGCCGACCCCGACTACGTGCGAGCGGGAGGGCGGCTCGACGGACTGGAGGAGTTCGACGCCGGGTTCTTCGGGTTCACCGAAGAGGAAGCAGCCCTCACCGACCCGCAGCACCGGTTGTTCCTGGAGGCCGCCTGGCAGGCACTGGAGGACGCGGGCCGGGACCCGGCGACCGAGGCGGGCCCGGTCGGGGTGTTCGCGGCGAGTTCGGTGAACCGGTACTTCCTGTTCCACCTGTTCGGCAATCCCGAGGTCACCGGCCACGTGGATCAAGACGACTGGGAGGCGCACCTGCTGGGCCGCCAGCTCACCGACCACCTTCCGGGCCAGGTGGCGTATCGGCTGGGCCTCACCGGCCCGACGCTGGCGGTGCAGAGCGCGTGCTCCAGTTCGCTCGCGGCGGTGTGCACGGCCGCGCAGAACCTCGCCGACTACCGGTGCGACCTCGCCCTCGCCGGGGGCGTGAGCGTCACCTGGCCCCGGTCGCGGCGTGGCCCGATGACATCGGCGGACGGCCGGTGCCGGGCCTTCGACGTGGCCGCTGACGGCGCCGGGTTCGGATCCGGGGTCGGCGTCGTCGCGTTGCGCAGGCTCGCCGACGCGCTCGCCGACGGCGACCACGTCTACGCGGTGTTGCCGGGCTGGGCGATGACCAACGACGGTGCGAACCGCGCGGGCTACGCGGTGCCGAGCCCGGCGGGGCAGGCGGCGGCGATCTCCGAAGCGCTGGCGATCGCTCAGGTGGAGCCGCACCGGGTCGGTTTCGTCGAGGCCCACGGCAGTGGCACCCCGCTCGGTGACGCGATCGAGGTCGAGGCCCTCAACCGGGTCTTCGCCGAAGCCGCGCCCGCACGGGAACGCGCGCTGGGGTCGGTGAAGACCAACATCGGTCACCTCGACGCGGCCTCCGGCATCGCCGGGCTGATGAAGGCCGTGCTCGCGGTGCGGTACGGGGTCATCCCGCCGAACCTGCATTTCACGAGTCCGCATCCGGAAGTCCGGCTCGACGGTGGCCCGTTCTCGGTGCCCACCAAACCGATCGACTGGACTGGTGACGAGCCGCGCGTGGCGGGCGTGAACTCCGTCGGCGTCGGCGGCGCCAACGTGCACGTGGTGGTGCGGCAGGCCCCACCGCCCGTTCCCGCCGTCACAGCGCCGGGACCACACGTGCTGCCCCTGTCGGCACGGGACCGCACCGCGCTCCGGCAGGCCGTGGCCCGCCTGCGCGATCATCTCACCAGCACCGCGCCGCCGCCCGCGCTCGCCGACGTGGCCTACACACTCGCCGTCGGGCGGCGGGCCTTCGGCTGCCGGGCCGCGGTGGTGGCGGAGACGTTGCCCGACGCGATCACCGCGCTCGACCGGCTCCTCGACGAGGACACCGACCTCGCAGGGGAAGCGGGACCGGTGTCGGACGAGGCGGCCCGCTGGGTGGCGGGCGACGAGGTGGACTGGGCCGCGCACTGGCAGGACCGCTCCGCTCACCGGATCCCGCTGCCGACCTATGCGTTTCAACGTCGCAGACATTGGATCGACCCACCGGTGAAGGGTGCTCGTGGATAG
- a CDS encoding non-ribosomal peptide synthetase, with translation MDETTPTVAAQGVPLSFPETTLADLVLAQADRNPDALAVRQWDVRLTYRELVADAWRVAGVLREHGVGRRTRVGVCNDRTPALVSTVLGVLLAGGCYVPLEPGGPATRQAEILTDAGVSLVIGDAAVAEFGAVPGVRAVDLPRDGAVEPFECPAKADDTAHVLYTSGSTGRPKGVLTTHRNIVAFVTGWAEVFGVGPTTRGLGIASPNFDAFTIDVFVPLAQGGAVQLLGTADRADPERLRRFVTEHEVDHGFITPTLLALLDPAAVPGWRTIACGGEPVPAELAARWAPGRRFVNAYGPTETTVVVLTHEVGDTPVDPVPIGRPTPNHRAYVVDSHLTPVPPGEVGELLIGGPGVAHGYLGNPELTRQRFVADPSAGFSGERVYRTGDLVRLRDGLIEFVGRADRQVKVRGQRIELGEVEAALADVPGVNAAAVEAVTGAGGTRLVAFVAPESAPADEDLHALSGGRLTGAMRPAVIRRLATLPYDAASGKLNRRALRAMAEQALPSGDGTGEDIAVAHTDSSIERVVADVWSRVLGTDAGGDFLLAGGDSISAMRLVAALRAELATDVTVEDVLNGRTLSGLTRRVAEAPALTGPDLSTGNPPTLSPSQRRLWFLDQLAPDAAPYNIAIAFRITGNLDVTALRSALRAVSERHDVLRWRIRSTGGVPRAECLPATDVPLPVVSLDDRGDSGDIGDISDSDDRAAVVRRRLAADAATPVKLDSEPPWRATLYRLGADEHVLGLTLHHAVFDGWSQNLLCADLAAAYTGRSLSRTEVGFADYATWRAERDRRREPVDLAWWADRLKDAPTTLELPRDRPRPAVQTYRGASLSRPFPDGAAQAVREVATAAGTTVAGVLLAGFGHLLHRLTGSTDHLVATVVADRQLAACQEVAGFFVDILPVRLHTDETASFVTQARRCGEELLSATAHPAASIERLVTELGVDRDASRAPLVQVMFNVLNFAEPRLHLSGTRAEWIPVDKPGSPFDLTVYVTEHGIELLYNPDLFDAARMAGLAEDYLGMVAALATAPERPVGEGAPELPRPAVREFAPGARAVRPTVRQGGAGEADTADPAAVAATERTLSAIWCDVLGVASVRPTDNFFDAGGHSMAMAEVHARVCAQLGRAIPLVDLFTHPNIRALAAHLHGTARADRTARTAGRLAARRDRLQSRRPRRAGRPRSTPEKEQ, from the coding sequence GTGGACGAGACCACACCGACGGTGGCCGCCCAAGGGGTACCGCTGTCCTTTCCGGAGACCACGCTGGCGGATCTGGTCCTCGCGCAGGCCGACAGGAACCCGGACGCGCTCGCCGTGCGCCAGTGGGACGTCCGGCTCACCTACCGCGAGCTCGTGGCCGACGCCTGGCGGGTCGCGGGTGTGCTGCGCGAGCACGGGGTGGGACGCCGGACACGCGTAGGCGTGTGCAACGACCGCACCCCCGCCCTGGTGTCCACTGTGCTCGGTGTGTTGCTGGCAGGCGGCTGTTACGTACCCCTGGAACCGGGTGGTCCGGCCACCCGGCAGGCCGAGATCCTGACCGACGCGGGTGTGTCGCTGGTGATCGGAGACGCCGCCGTGGCGGAGTTCGGCGCGGTGCCGGGCGTGCGCGCCGTGGACCTGCCGCGTGACGGTGCCGTCGAGCCGTTCGAGTGCCCGGCGAAGGCCGACGACACCGCTCACGTGCTCTACACCTCCGGGTCGACGGGCCGCCCCAAGGGAGTGCTCACCACACACCGCAACATCGTCGCGTTCGTCACCGGCTGGGCCGAGGTGTTCGGGGTCGGACCCACGACACGGGGACTCGGGATCGCGTCGCCGAACTTCGACGCGTTCACCATCGACGTCTTCGTGCCGTTGGCACAGGGCGGGGCCGTGCAGTTGCTCGGAACCGCCGACCGGGCCGACCCGGAACGACTACGCCGGTTCGTGACCGAACACGAGGTCGACCACGGCTTCATCACACCGACGCTGTTGGCCCTGCTCGACCCCGCCGCCGTGCCCGGCTGGCGGACCATCGCCTGTGGTGGTGAGCCGGTGCCCGCGGAGCTGGCGGCACGCTGGGCTCCGGGACGACGATTCGTCAACGCCTACGGTCCCACCGAGACCACCGTCGTCGTGCTGACCCACGAGGTCGGTGACACACCGGTCGATCCGGTGCCCATCGGCAGGCCGACACCGAACCACCGCGCGTACGTGGTGGACTCCCACCTCACGCCCGTGCCGCCGGGCGAGGTGGGGGAGTTGCTCATCGGTGGCCCCGGTGTGGCGCACGGCTACCTCGGCAATCCGGAGCTGACCCGGCAACGGTTCGTCGCCGATCCGAGCGCCGGGTTCTCCGGTGAGCGGGTCTACCGCACCGGTGATCTGGTGCGGCTGCGTGACGGACTGATCGAATTCGTCGGCCGGGCCGACCGGCAGGTCAAGGTGCGAGGCCAGCGAATCGAGCTGGGTGAGGTGGAAGCCGCGCTCGCGGACGTGCCGGGCGTGAACGCCGCCGCCGTCGAGGCGGTCACGGGAGCCGGTGGCACCCGGCTCGTCGCGTTCGTGGCGCCGGAGAGCGCACCGGCCGACGAGGACCTGCACGCTCTCTCGGGAGGGCGGCTGACCGGGGCCATGCGGCCCGCCGTGATCCGGCGGCTGGCGACCCTGCCGTACGACGCGGCGTCCGGGAAGCTGAACCGCCGTGCTCTGCGGGCCATGGCGGAGCAGGCTCTGCCGAGCGGCGACGGTACCGGTGAGGACATCGCGGTCGCTCACACGGACTCGTCGATCGAGCGGGTCGTGGCCGACGTGTGGAGCCGCGTGCTCGGCACGGACGCCGGCGGGGACTTCCTCCTCGCCGGGGGCGACTCGATCTCGGCGATGCGTCTGGTGGCCGCGCTGCGGGCCGAACTCGCCACCGACGTCACCGTCGAGGACGTCCTGAACGGGCGAACGCTTTCCGGCCTCACTCGGCGGGTCGCGGAGGCACCCGCGCTCACCGGGCCGGACCTGAGCACAGGCAACCCGCCGACGCTGTCGCCGTCGCAACGACGACTGTGGTTTCTCGACCAGCTCGCCCCGGACGCCGCGCCGTACAACATCGCGATCGCCTTCCGGATCACCGGGAACCTCGACGTCACCGCGTTGCGGTCGGCGTTGCGGGCGGTGTCGGAGCGCCACGACGTGCTGCGGTGGCGGATCCGCTCGACCGGTGGGGTGCCGCGGGCCGAGTGCCTTCCGGCGACCGACGTCCCCTTGCCCGTCGTCTCGCTCGACGACCGCGGCGACAGCGGTGACATCGGCGACATCAGTGACAGTGACGACCGGGCGGCCGTCGTGCGGCGCAGGCTCGCGGCCGACGCCGCGACGCCGGTGAAACTGGACAGCGAACCGCCGTGGCGGGCCACGCTGTACCGACTCGGAGCCGACGAACACGTCCTCGGGCTCACCCTGCACCACGCGGTGTTCGACGGTTGGTCACAGAATCTGCTGTGTGCCGACCTCGCCGCCGCCTACACCGGCCGGTCCCTGTCCCGCACCGAGGTGGGCTTCGCCGACTACGCCACCTGGCGGGCCGAACGGGACCGGCGGCGCGAACCGGTGGACCTGGCATGGTGGGCCGACCGGTTGAAGGATGCGCCGACGACCCTGGAGCTGCCGAGGGACCGGCCGCGTCCCGCCGTGCAGACCTACCGTGGCGCGAGTCTGTCCCGACCGTTCCCCGACGGTGCGGCACAGGCCGTGCGGGAGGTGGCCACCGCCGCGGGCACCACGGTCGCCGGGGTGTTGCTCGCCGGGTTCGGCCACCTGCTGCACCGGCTCACCGGCTCGACGGACCACCTGGTCGCCACCGTCGTCGCCGACCGGCAGCTCGCGGCCTGCCAGGAGGTGGCCGGATTCTTCGTCGACATCCTGCCGGTTCGGCTGCACACGGACGAGACCGCGAGCTTCGTCACCCAGGCACGGCGGTGCGGCGAGGAACTGCTGTCCGCCACCGCGCACCCCGCCGCGTCGATCGAACGACTGGTCACGGAGCTCGGTGTCGACCGCGACGCCTCGCGCGCGCCGCTGGTGCAGGTGATGTTCAACGTCCTCAACTTCGCCGAACCACGGCTGCACCTGTCGGGGACGAGGGCCGAATGGATACCGGTGGACAAACCGGGCTCGCCGTTCGACCTCACCGTCTACGTCACCGAGCACGGCATCGAACTGCTGTACAACCCCGACCTGTTCGACGCCGCCCGCATGGCGGGACTGGCCGAGGACTACCTGGGGATGGTGGCCGCGCTCGCGACCGCGCCCGAGCGTCCCGTGGGCGAGGGCGCGCCGGAGTTGCCGCGCCCGGCGGTGCGGGAGTTCGCACCCGGTGCCCGCGCCGTCCGCCCTACGGTGCGGCAGGGGGGAGCGGGCGAGGCGGACACCGCCGACCCGGCCGCGGTCGCCGCCACCGAACGGACGCTGTCGGCGATCTGGTGCGACGTCCTCGGGGTGGCCTCCGTCCGTCCCACCGACAACTTCTTCGACGCCGGCGGTCACTCGATGGCGATGGCGGAGGTCCACGCCAGGGTCTGCGCCCAGCTCGGTCGCGCGATCCCGCTGGTCGACCTGTTCACCCACCCCAACATCCGGGCGCTGGCCGCCCACCTGCACGGAACCGCCCGCGCTGACCGGACCGCGCGCACGGCCGGACGACTGGCGGCTCGGCGCGACCGCCTGCAGTCCCGAAGACCACGACGGGCAGGCCGCCCGAGAAGCACCCCCGAGAAGGAGCAGTGA
- a CDS encoding thioesterase II family protein, with the protein MDSWFFTRRPRPDAAVRLYCLPYAGGGASVFHDWPDLVGPDVEVHAVALPGRERRFGEDPEFDLTELAEAFAAHDDSRPFALYGHSLGGLVGFEVIRWLRRTGARLPVRLYAGACRAPHVRTPGPFLGLSRLPDDELVRQVADGGGIPAEVLAEPELMELVLPALRADFARIDDYEYVPGPPIEVPVVAFAGRTDHAVPLDQVRAWAPHTAAGFHLTVLDGGHFFLRESCEELVAALSADLRAAVAVRGE; encoded by the coding sequence GTGGATAGCTGGTTCTTTACTCGTCGACCCAGGCCGGACGCCGCTGTCCGGCTGTACTGCCTGCCCTATGCCGGTGGCGGGGCGAGCGTGTTCCATGACTGGCCCGATCTCGTCGGGCCGGACGTCGAGGTCCATGCGGTCGCCCTGCCCGGCCGGGAACGGCGGTTCGGTGAGGACCCGGAGTTCGACCTCACCGAACTGGCCGAGGCGTTCGCCGCCCACGACGACAGCCGCCCGTTCGCGCTCTACGGGCATTCACTCGGCGGGCTGGTCGGATTCGAGGTGATCCGGTGGCTGCGCCGGACCGGCGCACGGCTGCCGGTGCGGCTGTACGCCGGCGCCTGCCGGGCGCCGCACGTCCGCACCCCGGGCCCGTTTCTGGGGTTGTCCCGGTTGCCTGACGACGAACTCGTCCGTCAGGTCGCCGACGGTGGCGGGATCCCGGCGGAAGTGCTCGCCGAACCGGAGCTGATGGAGTTGGTGCTGCCCGCGTTGCGGGCGGACTTCGCCCGGATCGACGACTACGAGTACGTACCCGGGCCTCCGATCGAGGTGCCCGTGGTGGCTTTCGCCGGGCGCACCGACCACGCCGTGCCGCTGGACCAGGTGCGCGCGTGGGCGCCGCACACCGCCGCGGGGTTCCACCTGACCGTGCTCGACGGCGGTCACTTCTTCCTGCGCGAGTCCTGTGAGGAGCTGGTCGCCGCGCTGAGCGCCGATCTGCGCGCCGCCGTCGCGGTGCGAGGGGAGTGA
- a CDS encoding glycoside hydrolase family 3 protein has protein sequence MPGLARRHTVRVVTAALLAMVPTVVLPGGASMAEGTTLPAAAVPGAACEGLARSLTARATDVEKVGQLFVPWVAQSTADGPTELERRRIQERGYGAFNFNGGTLHGPEHAARYTNQLQEWAADTRLGIPVLPTMDMEIGAAHRFSVMGPGRGVATPLPYPMGLGATRDIAAGTTSARITAHEARAVGFAMNIAPVADVNTNPENPVIGVRSFSEDTGLVSEMIAAQVKAYQANGVIAMPKHFPGHGDTSLDSHTHLPTVSYDRETLERVHLAPFKAAIDAGADSIMTAHVVVEAVDPELPATLSKKVLTGLLREEMGFDGLIVTDSMSMAAIRERWGMGGAAVMAFQAGADMIMASDDESYDAILAAVRSGEITRKRLDQSVRRVIELKCEYGLFRDRYVDPARAAAAFGTPESLDAAEHISRESVTLVANDGTLPLSTDGSQRIVVTGVTHGGTADQLPNLVSETEARTGATVADHGWRFGSQPSEAKIDEVVRAAEAADVVIVGTFSKATPPAQQVELVEALAATDTPVVVLSLGLPYELTDYGDVDGAVATYAVDLWGSPSRSAVLAGLDVVFGAQPGGRLPVTLGEHYPFGHGLTY, from the coding sequence ATGCCGGGGCTTGCCAGGAGACACACCGTCAGAGTCGTCACCGCCGCCCTGCTGGCGATGGTTCCCACCGTGGTCCTGCCCGGTGGAGCGTCGATGGCCGAGGGAACCACGCTCCCGGCCGCCGCGGTGCCCGGCGCGGCGTGCGAAGGCCTCGCTCGTAGCCTGACCGCCCGGGCCACCGACGTGGAGAAGGTCGGTCAGCTGTTCGTTCCGTGGGTCGCACAGTCGACGGCGGACGGGCCGACGGAGCTGGAACGACGCCGGATCCAGGAGCGCGGCTACGGTGCGTTCAACTTCAACGGTGGGACGCTGCACGGACCGGAGCACGCGGCGCGCTACACCAACCAGTTGCAGGAGTGGGCGGCCGACACCCGGCTCGGCATCCCGGTACTGCCGACGATGGACATGGAGATCGGCGCCGCGCACAGGTTCTCCGTCATGGGGCCCGGCCGCGGCGTGGCCACCCCGCTGCCCTACCCGATGGGACTCGGCGCCACCCGGGACATCGCGGCGGGTACGACGAGCGCGCGGATCACGGCCCATGAGGCCCGCGCCGTGGGGTTCGCGATGAACATCGCGCCGGTCGCCGACGTGAACACCAATCCGGAGAACCCGGTGATCGGAGTCAGGTCGTTCAGCGAGGACACCGGTCTGGTGTCGGAGATGATCGCCGCGCAGGTGAAGGCGTACCAGGCGAACGGCGTGATCGCGATGCCCAAGCATTTCCCCGGCCACGGTGACACCAGCCTGGATTCGCACACCCACCTGCCCACGGTGTCGTACGACCGCGAAACTCTGGAGCGAGTGCACCTGGCGCCGTTCAAGGCCGCCATCGACGCGGGCGCCGACTCGATCATGACCGCGCACGTCGTGGTCGAGGCCGTCGATCCCGAGCTGCCCGCGACCCTTTCCAAGAAGGTGCTGACCGGGTTGCTCCGCGAGGAGATGGGTTTCGACGGACTGATCGTCACCGATTCCATGTCGATGGCCGCGATCCGCGAGCGATGGGGCATGGGCGGCGCAGCGGTGATGGCGTTCCAGGCCGGCGCGGACATGATCATGGCCAGTGACGACGAGTCGTACGACGCCATCCTCGCCGCGGTGCGGTCGGGTGAGATCACCCGGAAACGACTGGACCAGTCGGTGCGGCGCGTCATCGAGTTGAAGTGCGAGTACGGGTTGTTCCGCGACCGGTACGTCGACCCCGCACGGGCCGCCGCGGCTTTCGGCACGCCCGAAAGCCTGGACGCGGCCGAACACATCAGTCGCGAGTCGGTGACCCTGGTCGCCAATGACGGCACCCTGCCCTTGTCTACCGACGGATCACAGCGAATCGTCGTCACCGGCGTCACCCACGGCGGAACCGCTGATCAGCTTCCGAACCTGGTGTCCGAGACCGAGGCCCGAACCGGGGCGACAGTCGCCGACCACGGCTGGCGGTTCGGCAGTCAACCGAGCGAGGCGAAGATCGACGAGGTCGTGCGGGCAGCGGAAGCCGCTGACGTCGTCATCGTCGGAACGTTCTCCAAGGCCACGCCACCGGCCCAGCAGGTCGAACTCGTGGAGGCGCTGGCAGCCACGGACACACCCGTCGTCGTGCTCTCGCTCGGACTCCCGTACGAGCTCACCGACTACGGCGACGTGGACGGGGCGGTCGCGACCTATGCCGTCGACCTGTGGGGCTCCCCCTCACGGAGCGCGGTGCTGGCAGGCCTGGACGTCGTGTTCGGCGCCCAACCCGGTGGGAGACTGCCGGTGACCCTCGGCGAGCACTACCCGTTCGGGCACGGGCTCACCTACTGA